Sequence from the Helianthus annuus cultivar XRQ/B chromosome 13, HanXRQr2.0-SUNRISE, whole genome shotgun sequence genome:
AGAACACGTATATTACAGCACAAGTTGAATGCGATTTTGGAAATTGTGTAAGTGAATTCATATTATTTGAGCACTCATTTAAAACATATCTGTAATTTTATGAAATTGTTTAGTaataattttttaaatttattttataggTAATGCCAGAAAAATTTTATCCTGACTTTTACGGCAACAATTTCAAAGGTGGAATGGCGAAGGTTTATTTTGGAGAAAGATTTTGGAACGTAAGACTTGAAGGAGGTTCGAACGGTGGTTATTTCACCGATGGATGGCAGAAGGTGGTTGAAGAGGTCCCTATAGACAAATATTATTACTTTGTTTTTACCAGCCTTGATTTATTAAGCTTTGCTGTTTCCGTATTCGATCCTGACACCGGAACAGAAGTTTTTTTAAAAAAGGTTGACTGGTTGTTTTATAAAGTATATAGTGAAACATATTAATTAAAACTGTTAATATTTATACTGAATTTTTTCTGCGCTTTTTAATATTTTCTAGTCTACTGCGGATGATGATATGATAGTTGAACAACAGTTGCCGGCGGATGTGTGTGAAGATAATCTGGAAGGAATTCAAAAACATGTAAGTATTCAGCTTGTTCATTTTCAAATTGTTTTATATGTTTAACaatttataatatattttattcaattattattaaacttttacGTATTCATGCTTTATTAGACCAAGATAACTCCAAAAGTGTTTGATATGTTTAACATtaataaatttatttattataattattattaaagcTTTACATAATCATGTTTTGGTAAGAAATAATGAAAATACAAAACattatttgtttatttcaatttttttttaacttttacatattcatatttattgtttttcttgTGAAGGTTAAAGTCAAGTCCAGAGTTGATGAAACTAAGGtatttaaaacataaaatgaATACCGGTCAACTCACTTATCgttatatatttcatagtaacaTGTTTATTTAAAAGTTGTTACTTATTTGTGTTACTTTTCATACAGACAAAACGAAATCTTCGCAGCAGAATTAAAAGAGTTGATGCAGCAGCAAGCAATGCTTCTCCGATCTTGAAATCCACAGAAACGGTAGAAAACATAATTGTTAATTTTTGGACATTTAAGGTTTATATTTTATAGTAACAAATTTTAAAAAAACTTAATAATTATTTGTCTTACTTTTCGTACAGACAAAAAGAAATCTTCGAAGCCGAATTAAAAAGGTTGATGAAGCGCCATTGACGGGTTCTCCAAACTTGAAATCCCAAAAGCTGGTACAACAACAAATTGTTACTTTTTTGGAAAATTTTTTTTCTTTACATAGTTCATATATCTTAATTATCTAGTGCTTTTCGTTCAATATGATTTCTGCAATAACTGGGTTTGGGTTTAAATTGTTTGGTAAAAATAGAGCCACTATTTGTTTGGTTATAATATAGCCGTTCTTTGTTAATGGATAAAATCGTGCTTTGTTCCTTTCTTTTTGGTGataatacatgttttatttgtTTCATGAAAATATAGTCATTTGTTCATTTGGTTGAGTGATAATCTAGGTGTAATTCGCTTCCTGATAATATACTCATTTGCTCCTTTTGATTTGATGATAACTTTGGAATTAGGTGTTTGATAACAATAGAGCTCATACTATTGCTTTGCATGATTATATAGTCTCCGCTTCCTTTCGTGATAAAATTGATTTTAGTGATAATAGAGTGTGGTGTACGGGTCGTCAAAATTTGTGGAGGAACTTGTAAACATCCTAACAACAAAGTAGTAATTTTATTTGTCCCATGTTTATTTGTGTGTGTTTACGAAATCGGATATCCAAACTTCGGAAGTCCAAACTTTCAGATACGGTTTCGGATAGTGATATTTACTAACCGAAATATTCGGATAGCCGGTTTTAAACACTCTTATTTGTTTCGTGATAATATATAATCTCTATAATACATATGTAGAATATGTTCAACTGAATTAAAATTTCTTCAGAAAAAGCGCAAGAAGACACTTCAAATACTTAACCCACAATCAACGGTTTTGAACTTCAAAAGAATTGCGGAACACAGAATTGTAAGATTTTGTACATTTATTTTTGTTTCTTTCTTGAATTTTTTATCAAAAGGATATATTTAATCATTACTGTAATATGTTGTATTTTTCAGCGACTACCACCAAAAATGTCATCTGTGTTGGACTTATCTCCTACTAATCTCAAAGAAGTGAGTGTTCAAAACCAGACAGGTGAAGTCAACTTTATAATGACCAGATCGGAAAAAAACCGCAAAGTGTTTCGCTATGCATTTGTTGGATGGTCGAATTACTTGAAGGCTTGGAACATCAAAATGGGAGCAGAATTGTTTTTTGAATTCAACAACTCAAGCAAGGTCTTGACACTAACAAAGGTTGTGGAGAAGCGTGGTGTTAAGAAGAAAAAATCGCGTGCATGAATCGGAAGTCTACTTGTCGTTGTGGTGGTTTTTGTAAACAATATATATGCTAATTTATTTTGTAGGGCTTTAGAGTCCTAGTTGGTCTAGAAAAAATTGTGGCTAAATTAGACAACTTTTGGTTTTTTTTGAGTTTGGATTTTATGTTCATCCAGGTTAACAGGTTCTTAGCTAAATGCATGGTTGGTTGTTACTTTTGTGTATAATAACTTTTACTATTTTGGATATTATGTCTTAGGTTTAATGGTAATACACATTTGACGTGTGACTCAAGGGTTTAATAATTACAATTAATAACCTATGATTCCATTTCAGGTTTTATATCTTAACAATCAAAATAACATCTAAGAGCATTGACATTGATGCCTTCATCTTcatttatataattttaaaaaattatttgtttttctCTCAATTATCTTAGCTTTTAAAAAACCTATCACGTCCATCTCTATATGTATATCTTTATCTAACAGAAAAAcacaatttttattatttatttctaTTTCTTAAACACTCACAACAAAAAAAATAGTGGATGGATATGAGCCTCTAAATATACAGGTTTACTTTAATGTCTTCACAAATTCTCTATTATAGAGATATCAATGTAATGTTATTTTACTTCTTACTTTAAATTTAAATAACATATGATTTTTTATATAGACTACTCAACTTATCATTGTATTACATTTCCAAAAATGCCAATAAATGAAAATAACGATAATAGTATTCATACAGTATACTAACGTGTCTGACTTAAACTAAACATAAAGCGACATACACGTACACTTCACTGTTACTAAACACATCATATTTAGATTTACATTACAAATTTCTAAAAACTTCTTTGTATACGACATTTGACGTTGTATCAGAAAGATTTCCATCACTATCTAGAATAACAATTTTGAGGCCATCTCGTCGGGTAACTCTTGATAATGCAACATACAATTGACCATGTGTGAAAACtggatttttcaaaaacaaaCCAACTCTACTGAGTGATTGTCCTTGACTTTTGTTTATGGTCATTGCAAAAGATACCGCAAGTGGAAATTGTCTTCTTTGTAACTTAATGTGAAGTTTTTTGTCTGTAGGTATCAACGTAATTCTAGGAATATAATGACGATCGCCAATGTGACTTCCAGAGATAATCTCTACCTGTATAACACGTTTACCCAAAGAGACCACCTTTAATCTTGTTCCGTTACACAAACCACTTTTTTGGTCAATATTTCTAAGAAGCATGACAGGAACACCCACCTTGAAAACTAACCTATGATTCGGCAAACCAGAAGCTTTAATTCCATTAAGAATATCCGGTGAGCATAATGATTCATCTAAATTCTCATTAACCATTTCTGTTGGACAGATACTATCGGAGCTTAAATATTCCTTCTCAACTCCCGGAAAAAGTGACAGCATACGATCGTTGATTTCTTGAACAACGTCATTTGTTGGAGCTAGAATGGCTCTTTGATGGAAGTAATTTGCTTCATTGAAATTATATATAAGAGAAGGATATACAAACTCGATTAACTCTGAAATGGGATCAGACGAATTTTTGATGAGAAGATCTTCGGGTATTTGTAAAATTGCATTGCCGTCATTCACACCACCGACATTACCTTCACCTATATCCAAAAGCCAGTTTGCAAACTTGGTAGTTTCTTGTATTTCAGATGGATCATTTGAGGTACTCAACCTCAaatttttggtcaattttaggaCTTTGCAAGTTCTCCAAATATAAGAAGAACTTAAAGAAGCATTTACAATTTGTTGTCTGCTTCCTCCTGGCACCACAGGTAGAATTTGTCGGAAGTCTCCTCCAAAAACTATAACTTTCCCACCAAATGGCAATTCTGATGATGCTCCAGATACAGATCTAAAAAGGTCTTTTAACGATCTGTCCAAAGCTTCAAATCCATGTTTATGTACCATTGGTGCTTCGTCCCAAATAATAAGTGAGGTTTCTTGTAATAAACGTGCAAGATCGCTATCTGGCTTAATGAAACAAAAAGAATCCTCATCTAAATTGATAGGAATGTGGAACCGAGAGTGAGCAGTCCTCCCTCCTGATAGCAAAAGAGAAGCAATTCCACTGGAAGCAACACTTAAAACAATTTTCCCTTCGGATCTTATAGATGCACATAAAGTCTTCCAAAGAAATGTTTTTCCTGTTCCACCGTAACCATAAACAAAAAAAACCCCTCCTTTGTTATCTTCCACTGCTCTGATGATTTCTTCATATATAACCCGTTGTTCTTGAGTTAATGAAGAGAAAAGTTTACGAAACTCTTCAGCTAATATCTCCGTGTCATAAGCCAACTCTTCACTAAGTAAAAGATTGTTTGCGGAAGATATACAATCATTATTAGGAAAAGGCATACTGGAATACCTTTTAAGAGTGGAATTATTTCGAAGTAAAAACTTTTGGATCTCAAACAATGTTAGGTTCTTAATTTGATCTTCGTTAAGTTCCAAACCTATCAAATAATGAAGGTAACGTCAAAATTATATATTACATTAACTTAAAGATTTAGATAAATTCTATTATAATGGAAAATACCTGGATGTTTTAAAATACGACGTTGCTTGTAGAGAATGTCATCTGATAAGTAAGTGAAAGTTTTTTCCCACACAAATTCCGGTCTAGACATACTCTCTGACATTAACATTGTACAAAACAAACTTCTTAAATAATAACCCGATCCGGTGAAACTTGCTTCTATAATTGCTTCAACATATTCATTGTCATCATCCAAAAGGCCATATGCATAACATGCATCTCTAAAAGTAGGATACTCAACATCATTTACGGTTCTGATATCCTCAAAATTTCTGGGACCTTTCACCTTGTTCAACAAAATCCTCAAATAATAAGCTTCACCGACTGAAGGAGAAACCGAATGAATTCTGCCTATTGAAAAACCTCTTTTCCTTGGTTTCCACTTACGTTTGTTGATCTTCCATACAAATTTTGTTGGGAATTCAACATAAGTAAGTTGACGTGCCGCAGGGTATTTTTCATTACAAACAAACCACTGTAAAAACATGGAAGCATTCACTGACGGTTTATCTAACACATCTTCTATTTCTTCAAATTCTTCATAGATAACATGTTGTTGTCCTGGAAGATGAAAAGGAAGCCTAATGACAGAAGGATTCCTATAATGTATATCATAAGAAAAAATCCGCCAAGACGCTTCACAAGCAGATATGTATCGACAACTATAGTAGTCTTTGATTTCATCAACCGTCTTTTCTTGATCATTTGCTTCTTTAGTAGGTACAAAACAAATTGATGCCCTATCATGacctttatttatatatttaaacaaatattttatTGAACCGGCCTGATTGCACCACTCAACATTGATGTGTGCTTGATATCtttgtaaaagaattttattgTATGGCACAACACTGCGGTTATCTAACTTGACATCTGACTTCTCAATAAAAACACCGTTGTTACGTCTTCTGTAAACGGGAAAACCATCACCATCTATGCATGTAGATTCACGAAATTTTTTGGGAAAATTTTTGGAACACTTTCCGTCAATCATGCAGGGACAATTCATTTTTTCAACACCACAAGGACCATGAATCATGAACTCACTTACAAGAAAATATAACTCTGGTTCTTTGTCTTTGTCAGGTATTTCGGCAGAAATGAATGGATCGATATAATCAACGGTTGGAAGTTTGTGGTCGGCATGCATAAATAAGCACAAATGAGCATGAGGCAAGCCGCGCTTTTGAAACTCCACCGTATAtacaactaaaaataaaaaataaaaacaaaattaaaattgtgtattatatttactttttaaTGTTTCCTACAGTTTAATAACTAAATAAGAATATATAACATAGTTTTAagtttatttattataaatttgAAAATTAATGTAGAAAACTTTGAagacaaaaacaaaaataattcaAATACCTGCTTGAAGCTTTCCAAGAATTGCATTATCCTTTAAGTCTTTAATGATGGAATCCAActtgattttaaataacctacacaaAATATCAGGCCTATCTTCCGGGTTAAGAGTCGTGTCCTTATGAAACCTCTTCACTTCAGGCCATTTTGGGTTACATGTGATTGTTATGAAAAAATCAGGATAACCATACCATTTACAAAGGGACATGGCATCTAAATAATTTTGAAACATGTACCGTGCACTTCCAGTAAAAGACGAA
This genomic interval carries:
- the LOC110901576 gene encoding uncharacterized protein LOC110901576; translation: MRQKRKLHLAAKKTKRCDLASTLKGFQTRSPLSNITNGVFILDCKERILMRKEEIDKRNSHKKSKASLPDNDYTRSKFNRRIRKEYLDRRKKGLNFTSPNNPISTTQPCLTYCQSTSSSDIHFTFNNSPINRTVPYVKEVVTPYQSNPNQHTIVHSSNIYFTPMLSDITNASITTDDYSSPKFCRSIRKQYRDRQKQAIQSPSVKFRRSSTQASIKLPQSTYTSKKNIQLSSVNNSREKLHFSGEFITNIFCGISKDYLDHGDQSHICETCHAKLWKDEVLRSYQRKTKSSFSLCCGYSKVKLPDFKPPPSDYKSLFTSSDSKSIHFLKNIRRYNSMFSFTSMGGKVDNSINNGNSPYVFRLSGENYHSIGSLIPTNGSKPKFSQLYIYDTENEVANRQFVLGESRKHSSSSSEILDFEIISELKAMLDSHNQLVKSYRMARDCFQRNPCENLKIRLIAKRNKDGRTYNLPTASEVAALIVGDIDTLFEPRDIIVKSKQGYLERISELHPSYLALQYPLLFVYGDDGYRIDILHRDVSTSSSSDVSPSTTSKRHTCTMREYFCYRIQDRSNTFSLVLNSKRLFQQFLVDAYTMIESERLLYIRTQQKKLRCETFENLCSVKEQGKSDVSKIGKRVILPSSFTGSARYMFQNYLDAMSLCKWYGYPDFFITITCNPKWPEVKRFHKDTTLNPEDRPDILCRLFKIKLDSIIKDLKDNAILGKLQAVVYTVEFQKRGLPHAHLCLFMHADHKLPTVDYIDPFISAEIPDKDKEPELYFLVSEFMIHGPCGVEKMNCPCMIDGKCSKNFPKKFRESTCIDGDGFPVYRRRNNGVFIEKSDVKLDNRSVVPYNKILLQRYQAHINVEWCNQAGSIKYLFKYINKGHDRASICFVPTKEANDQEKTVDEIKDYYSCRYISACEASWRIFSYDIHYRNPSVIRLPFHLPGQQHVIYEEFEEIEDVLDKPSVNASMFLQWFVCNEKYPAARQLTYVEFPTKFVWKINKRKWKPRKRGFSIGRIHSVSPSVGEAYYLRILLNKVKGPRNFEDIRTVNDVEYPTFRDACYAYGLLDDDNEYVEAIIEASFTGSGYYLRSLFCTMLMSESMSRPEFVWEKTFTYLSDDILYKQRRILKHPGLELNEDQIKNLTLFEIQKFLLRNNSTLKRYSSMPFPNNDCISSANNLLLSEELAYDTEILAEEFRKLFSSLTQEQRVIYEEIIRAVEDNKGGVFFVYGYGGTGKTFLWKTLCASIRSEGKIVLSVASSGIASLLLSGGRTAHSRFHIPINLDEDSFCFIKPDSDLARLLQETSLIIWDEAPMVHKHGFEALDRSLKDLFRSVSGASSELPFGGKVIVFGGDFRQILPVVPGGSRQQIVNASLSSSYIWRTCKVLKLTKNLRLSTSNDPSEIQETTKFANWLLDIGEGNVGGVNDGNAILQIPEDLLIKNSSDPISELIEFVYPSLIYNFNEANYFHQRAILAPTNDVVQEINDRMLSLFPGVEKEYLSSDSICPTEMVNENLDESLCSPDILNGIKASGLPNHRLVFKVGVPVMLLRNIDQKSGLCNGTRLKVVSLGKRVIQVEIISGSHIGDRHYIPRITLIPTDKKLHIKLQRRQFPLAVSFAMTINKSQGQSLSRVGLFLKNPVFTHGQLYVALSRVTRRDGLKIVILDSDGNLSDTTSNVVYKEVFRNL